A single region of the Candidatus Protochlamydia amoebophila UWE25 genome encodes:
- a CDS encoding DUF502 domain-containing protein — protein sequence MKKSFLTGFAILFPVILTIIIIGFFINFLTYPFLNLTKFWLNQFNWYENYSILFADLGITHFISQLLILGLLIGIIFGVGLLGQLFLINYILKLGNTLILAIPYINKIYKFSQEFVFSLFSSHSKSFAYVVLAPYPSVNHLSLGFVSKSLLNFQEHERLISVFIPGTPNPSIGYTLKFKKKDLLFLDMKIDEAMKFVISFGTITHDFKLLDPNKCHEI from the coding sequence ATGAAAAAAAGTTTTTTGACTGGTTTTGCTATTTTATTTCCCGTGATACTCACTATCATTATCATTGGCTTTTTCATCAACTTTTTGACTTATCCTTTTTTGAACCTTACTAAATTTTGGTTAAATCAATTTAATTGGTATGAAAATTATTCTATTCTATTTGCAGATTTAGGGATCACTCATTTTATCAGTCAATTATTAATTTTAGGATTACTAATAGGTATTATTTTTGGCGTTGGATTACTAGGGCAACTTTTTTTAATTAATTATATTTTAAAATTAGGGAATACCTTAATTTTAGCCATCCCCTACATCAATAAAATTTATAAGTTTTCTCAAGAATTTGTCTTCAGTTTGTTTTCCTCCCACTCTAAATCCTTTGCTTATGTAGTACTAGCTCCATATCCCTCTGTAAACCATTTAAGCTTAGGATTTGTCTCGAAAAGTCTTTTAAATTTTCAAGAGCATGAACGTTTAATCTCTGTCTTCATCCCCGGAACACCTAATCCTTCTATTGGATATACGTTAAAATTTAAAAAGAAGGATCTTCTTTTTCTCGATATGAAGATTGATGAAGCAATGAAATTTGTGATATCTTTTGGAACTATAACGCATGATTTTAAACTTCTCGACCCAAATAAATGCCATGAAATCTAA
- a CDS encoding DNA polymerase III subunit chi, producing the protein MKSKVYFFNVKDNQAKIHLICSKAKESFEQEKRLQILVPTIEAGQYIDSLLWRYPEDSFLTHTLTTNLSPEWIVITTEETVNLNLAARLLNLCPHPIKYFSLFAEIYELYDESHPQKLENSKLRFKNYQDWGLALSLLK; encoded by the coding sequence ATGAAATCTAAAGTTTATTTTTTTAATGTTAAAGATAACCAAGCTAAAATTCATTTGATTTGCTCAAAAGCAAAGGAATCTTTTGAGCAAGAGAAACGACTACAAATCCTCGTCCCAACAATAGAAGCGGGCCAATATATTGATTCGCTTCTTTGGCGCTATCCCGAAGACAGTTTTTTAACTCATACATTGACTACAAATTTATCTCCTGAATGGATTGTAATTACAACAGAGGAAACTGTGAATCTTAATTTAGCTGCTCGTTTGCTTAATCTTTGTCCTCACCCCATCAAATATTTTTCTTTATTCGCAGAAATTTACGAATTATACGACGAAAGCCACCCTCAAAAATTAGAAAATTCTAAATTACGTTTTAAGAATTACCAAGATTGGGGGCTGGCTTTATCCCTTCTCAAATAA
- a CDS encoding small basic protein: MSRHPSFGKAGKTATKRNVLKRFERIDVLKKIGRWKDSENKRITGLPKTPVL; encoded by the coding sequence ATGTCTAGACACCCAAGTTTTGGTAAGGCAGGAAAAACTGCCACAAAGCGTAATGTACTTAAACGCTTTGAAAGAATTGATGTTTTGAAGAAAATTGGCCGTTGGAAAGATTCAGAAAACAAGCGAATTACAGGCCTTCCTAAAACACCTGTTCTATAA
- the ybeY gene encoding rRNA maturation RNase YbeY, giving the protein MIINASNEQHDLKFSLANLDAIVKEVIQKEQQTCDEVNIYFVDTATICKLHLDYFNDDTPTDCISFPMDKDENSPYKILGEIFVCPQTAIEYALSHELDPYEETTLYLVHGLLHLMGYDDLEENDFLIMKEAEIRHMTHLKKLELYIK; this is encoded by the coding sequence GTGATTATTAACGCCTCCAACGAACAGCATGATTTAAAATTTTCGCTTGCAAATTTAGATGCTATTGTTAAAGAAGTTATCCAAAAAGAGCAGCAAACATGTGATGAAGTCAATATTTACTTTGTCGATACTGCTACTATCTGTAAGCTTCATCTAGATTATTTTAATGATGACACACCCACAGACTGCATTTCATTTCCCATGGATAAAGACGAAAATTCTCCCTATAAGATCTTAGGGGAAATTTTTGTTTGCCCTCAAACCGCAATTGAATACGCTCTTTCCCATGAACTAGACCCGTACGAAGAAACAACGCTATATCTTGTTCATGGCCTATTGCATTTAATGGGATATGATGATTTAGAAGAAAATGATTTCCTCATAATGAAAGAAGCGGAGATAAGACATATGACCCATTTAAAAAAACTTGAGCTATATATAAAGTAA
- a CDS encoding hemolysin family protein: protein MPLNLTLFLLIILIIGLFCLTAINTALRRLHKKNSKKQLNLSGKLFFYRHFHAIFFRNQEAEELFFITTLAQNILRFIYVIFSLTILIQLNLISWLVNPITHSSSLIINWPAGLLCLISLFFLFFIVGDYLARILGGRYPEIAIQVCALVSSLFMTLIFPLTFLFLKFSQAFARTIYFNPLSETASKAKQEIIEIIEESNFTASLDPHDKKLIEGVMDFKDRIAREVMVPRVDIFSLAHDTTIEQAAVLIYNEGYSRIPVFKHTLDNIIGVLMYKDVLAKYMEFSRTQDTKILQAPISGLVKNVLYTPETKKISHLLQEFRKKQVHLAIIVDEYGGTEGIVTIEDILEEIVGDIADEYDESEESLFVALPEGGWLIDARMTIFDIEEQFDIEIAQDGDYDTIGGYIFHETGNIPSKGFVLTKPNFELKVIRSNDRRVEKLKIRSIRLDSEEKDEFSS, encoded by the coding sequence TTGCCTCTCAATCTCACCCTTTTCTTACTTATTATATTAATCATCGGACTGTTTTGTCTTACAGCGATTAATACAGCTCTTCGTAGACTCCATAAAAAGAACTCAAAAAAACAACTGAATTTAAGTGGTAAACTTTTCTTCTATCGACATTTTCACGCTATTTTCTTCCGTAATCAAGAAGCAGAAGAATTATTTTTTATAACCACCCTTGCGCAAAATATTTTGCGCTTTATTTACGTCATATTTTCATTAACAATTTTAATCCAATTAAATTTGATTTCTTGGTTAGTCAATCCTATAACACACAGCTCATCTTTGATCATTAACTGGCCTGCCGGCTTGTTGTGCTTAATAAGTTTATTTTTCCTTTTTTTTATTGTAGGAGACTATCTCGCACGTATTCTTGGTGGACGTTATCCTGAAATAGCTATTCAGGTCTGTGCTCTAGTGTCCTCTCTATTTATGACTCTTATTTTTCCACTAACTTTTTTGTTTTTGAAATTTTCTCAAGCATTTGCACGAACTATTTATTTTAATCCTTTATCTGAAACTGCTTCTAAGGCCAAACAAGAAATTATAGAAATCATTGAAGAATCCAATTTTACAGCAAGCCTGGACCCCCATGACAAAAAATTAATTGAAGGGGTCATGGATTTTAAAGATCGCATTGCTCGAGAAGTGATGGTTCCTCGCGTGGATATTTTTAGCTTAGCCCACGACACAACAATAGAACAGGCCGCAGTTCTAATATATAATGAAGGCTATAGCCGCATACCAGTTTTTAAACATACTCTTGATAACATCATCGGTGTCCTAATGTACAAAGATGTTTTAGCTAAGTATATGGAATTTTCTCGCACGCAAGATACTAAAATCTTACAAGCACCTATTTCAGGTTTAGTTAAAAATGTTTTATATACGCCTGAAACAAAGAAAATTTCCCATCTTTTACAAGAATTTCGCAAAAAACAAGTTCACCTTGCAATCATTGTTGATGAATATGGAGGGACAGAAGGAATTGTCACTATTGAGGATATTTTAGAAGAAATTGTTGGAGATATCGCTGATGAATATGATGAAAGTGAAGAATCTCTTTTTGTTGCTTTACCTGAAGGAGGATGGTTAATTGATGCCAGAATGACTATTTTTGATATCGAAGAGCAATTTGATATTGAAATTGCTCAAGATGGCGACTACGATACAATTGGAGGATATATTTTTCATGAAACAGGAAATATTCCTTCTAAAGGATTTGTTTTAACAAAACCAAATTTCGAATTAAAAGTAATTCGCTCAAATGATAGGCGTGTAGAAAAACTTAAAATCAGATCAATTCGATTAGATTCGGAAGAAAAGGATGAATTTTCATCATAG
- the rny gene encoding ribonuclease Y — translation MIENQVPFYLLIFLVGIGLGVLTFWAYHRFALGGFKRISKDIISRAEQETSELRKTNELSLKQKQVEYQRELEQMWQQERKKLQQEEERLKQREDKLESRMNLVEKKLSDTEKREAILIGRKAQLDEEKKQTIESHSKLLSILEKASGLTSSEAKEILLSRLSNEVKTESANLIRRIRKEAEEEAEKIASTIIATSINRLAVSCASESTVCTVTIPNEDMKGRIIGREGRNIRALERETGVNFIIDDTPGAVVLSGFDPVRKHIAKMALTELVQDGRIHPTRIEEVVEKATINVHKQIKQYGEDAALRAGAMNLHPDLINLLGKLKFRFSYGQNVLDHSLEVSHLMGLMAAELGLDIRLAKRIGLLHDLGKAVTHEIEGSHAIIGHDLALKLGENKEVANGIGCHHHEMAPLTIEADLCSAADAISASREGARIEAVEEYIKRLRKLEEIALEFAGVDKAYAMQAGREIRIVVLPDQVDDAGVVNLARDLTKRIEQELSYPGKIKVTVIREKRVVEYAV, via the coding sequence ATGATTGAAAATCAAGTCCCTTTTTATCTCCTGATTTTTCTGGTTGGAATTGGTTTGGGAGTATTAACCTTTTGGGCTTATCATCGATTTGCCTTAGGAGGTTTCAAACGCATATCAAAAGACATAATCAGTCGAGCCGAACAAGAAACATCTGAGCTGAGGAAAACAAACGAGTTAAGCCTAAAACAAAAACAAGTGGAATATCAACGTGAACTTGAACAGATGTGGCAGCAAGAACGAAAAAAACTTCAACAAGAAGAAGAGCGTTTAAAGCAAAGAGAAGATAAGCTTGAAAGTCGCATGAATCTCGTAGAAAAAAAATTGTCGGACACTGAAAAAAGAGAGGCCATATTAATTGGGCGCAAAGCTCAATTGGATGAGGAAAAGAAACAAACAATTGAATCTCACTCAAAACTACTTTCTATTTTAGAAAAAGCTTCTGGCTTAACTTCTTCTGAAGCTAAGGAAATACTTTTATCACGTTTAAGTAATGAAGTTAAAACTGAATCTGCTAATTTAATTCGTAGAATTCGAAAAGAAGCTGAAGAAGAAGCTGAGAAAATAGCTTCAACAATTATTGCAACATCCATTAATCGATTGGCTGTTTCTTGTGCCTCTGAATCTACTGTTTGTACAGTCACTATTCCAAATGAAGACATGAAAGGTCGTATTATTGGACGTGAAGGTCGTAATATTCGAGCTTTAGAAAGAGAAACAGGCGTTAACTTTATTATCGACGATACGCCAGGTGCAGTTGTCTTGTCAGGTTTCGATCCGGTTAGAAAACATATTGCTAAAATGGCTTTAACAGAACTTGTTCAAGATGGACGGATTCATCCAACAAGAATTGAAGAAGTCGTGGAAAAAGCGACTATTAATGTTCATAAACAAATTAAGCAATATGGTGAAGACGCGGCTTTAAGAGCCGGGGCGATGAACTTACATCCCGACCTGATTAATTTATTAGGAAAATTAAAATTCCGTTTTAGTTATGGTCAGAATGTTTTAGATCATTCCCTTGAAGTATCCCATTTAATGGGTTTAATGGCAGCGGAACTCGGATTAGATATTCGACTTGCAAAAAGAATTGGTTTATTACATGACTTAGGAAAAGCTGTTACTCATGAAATTGAAGGATCTCATGCAATTATTGGACATGATTTGGCTCTTAAATTAGGCGAAAATAAAGAAGTTGCTAACGGAATAGGTTGTCACCATCATGAAATGGCACCCTTAACCATTGAAGCGGATTTATGTAGCGCTGCAGATGCTATTTCAGCTTCCCGGGAAGGGGCTCGAATAGAGGCGGTTGAAGAATACATTAAACGATTGAGAAAACTGGAAGAAATCGCTCTTGAATTTGCAGGTGTTGATAAAGCCTATGCGATGCAGGCAGGCCGAGAAATACGCATTGTTGTCCTACCTGACCAAGTTGATGATGCAGGCGTTGTCAATTTAGCTCGCGATCTTACAAAACGAATAGAGCAAGAATTAAGTTATCCAGGAAAAATTAAAGTGACAGTTATTAGGGAAAAAAGAGTTGTTGAATACGCTGTCTAA
- a CDS encoding DUF3604 domain-containing protein, translated as MRRSICYCEPAHASAGETRTWKFIYTPSIKLPKGTRFKFDLQSKGREIDWEIPSVNMKKNGGVIYAKMENGKILQATEIEVPDSFAPHYEFILPTILEAGEHLTIILGAKDGEVEKKGQGTIRAQTSAQRRKPFFLYVDSTGKGNYDEPETFSLDIRGGDLANIRVLTPSFVVKNKRFDVVVRFEDQYGNLTNNAPEDTLIELSHEHLRENLNWKLFIPETGFITLPNLYFNEEGIYTIQLLNTKTKQIFRSAPIRCFSENNKYLFWGLLHGESDRFDSTENIENCMRHFRDDKAFNYFGVSPFESQEETSNDMWKLISQNVSEFDEDERFSTLLGFQWSGENKSEGIRLFVYSKENKPILRKKDLKYNTLKKIYKSFSPKELISIPCFTMAKGMEYNFENFDPDYERVVEIYNAWGSSETTKKEGNTRPIKSNSNGVQETAEGSIQKALLKNCRFGFTAGGLDDRGIYSGLYESDQEQYSPGLTAIIASSHSREALAEALYQRSCYATTGERMIVGLYLAGIPMGKEISTMEKPGLAVNRHLSGYVAGTTKLKTVEIIRNGKALKQYEPDDYHFEFTFDDLSSLEKICVDAKDKKPPFVYYYLRAIQEDGHIAWSSPIWVDYIPLSAIPKAAKKINQKIAPKKPLIEENFDVDDEDDDFDDYEE; from the coding sequence ATGCGTCGATCGATCTGTTATTGCGAACCCGCACATGCATCTGCAGGTGAAACTAGAACATGGAAATTTATCTATACACCTTCCATTAAATTGCCTAAAGGAACCCGCTTTAAGTTTGATCTCCAATCCAAAGGAAGAGAAATAGACTGGGAAATTCCTAGCGTAAATATGAAAAAGAATGGCGGCGTTATCTATGCAAAAATGGAGAATGGCAAAATTCTTCAAGCCACAGAAATTGAGGTTCCTGATAGTTTTGCACCTCACTATGAATTTATTCTCCCTACTATTCTAGAAGCGGGTGAACACCTTACTATTATACTGGGAGCGAAAGATGGCGAAGTTGAAAAAAAAGGGCAAGGAACAATTCGTGCTCAAACAAGTGCGCAACGAAGAAAACCTTTTTTCCTGTACGTAGATTCCACTGGTAAAGGCAATTATGATGAACCCGAAACTTTTTCACTGGACATTCGAGGAGGAGATTTAGCTAATATACGCGTTTTAACACCTTCATTTGTAGTTAAAAATAAACGCTTCGATGTTGTTGTTCGATTTGAAGATCAATATGGAAATCTGACTAATAATGCTCCTGAAGACACTTTAATTGAATTATCTCATGAACATTTGCGTGAAAATTTAAATTGGAAATTATTTATTCCTGAAACGGGATTTATCACTCTCCCCAATCTTTATTTTAATGAAGAAGGAATCTATACAATCCAACTATTGAATACAAAAACTAAACAAATTTTTCGCTCTGCGCCTATTAGATGTTTTTCAGAAAATAATAAATATTTATTCTGGGGCCTTCTACATGGAGAATCTGATCGCTTTGATTCGACTGAAAACATAGAAAACTGTATGCGACATTTTCGTGACGATAAAGCATTTAACTATTTCGGAGTATCTCCATTTGAAAGTCAAGAAGAGACTTCTAACGATATGTGGAAGTTGATTTCTCAAAACGTTTCAGAATTTGATGAAGACGAACGGTTTTCCACACTATTAGGCTTTCAATGGAGTGGGGAAAACAAGTCAGAAGGGATAAGATTATTTGTTTACTCAAAAGAAAATAAGCCTATTCTTCGAAAAAAAGATTTAAAATATAATACTCTCAAAAAAATCTACAAAAGTTTTTCTCCAAAAGAATTAATTTCAATTCCTTGTTTTACAATGGCAAAAGGGATGGAGTATAATTTTGAGAATTTCGATCCAGATTATGAGCGAGTAGTTGAAATTTATAACGCCTGGGGTTCTTCAGAAACCACTAAAAAAGAAGGAAATACTCGCCCTATTAAGTCGAATTCAAACGGAGTACAAGAGACAGCTGAAGGATCGATTCAAAAAGCTCTTTTAAAGAATTGTCGTTTTGGATTTACAGCAGGTGGATTAGATGATAGAGGCATTTATAGCGGATTATACGAAAGCGATCAAGAGCAGTACTCTCCTGGTTTGACAGCTATCATTGCTTCTTCCCATTCTCGAGAAGCTTTAGCTGAAGCCCTCTACCAACGCTCATGTTACGCCACAACTGGGGAAAGAATGATTGTTGGTCTTTATTTAGCCGGAATTCCAATGGGTAAAGAGATTAGTACGATGGAAAAACCTGGTTTAGCAGTCAACCGTCATTTATCAGGCTATGTAGCCGGAACCACAAAATTGAAAACAGTAGAAATTATTCGTAATGGTAAAGCTTTAAAACAATACGAGCCTGATGATTATCATTTTGAATTTACTTTTGATGATTTATCTTCATTAGAAAAAATTTGCGTTGACGCAAAAGATAAAAAACCACCGTTTGTTTATTATTACCTCAGAGCAATACAAGAAGACGGTCATATCGCTTGGAGCTCTCCTATTTGGGTTGATTACATTCCCTTGTCTGCTATCCCTAAAGCAGCAAAAAAAATAAACCAAAAAATAGCTCCAAAAAAACCTCTTATAGAAGAGAATTTTGATGTAGATGATGAGGACGACGATTTTGATGATTATGAAGAATAA
- a CDS encoding carbonic anhydrase, translating into MKLQLFLFATILNILPLVYVSATEEKKPANSEIPQTQDLVNQVLTFARNHQDFKNLYFKEHEHEFIRLAEQGQNPHTLFIGCSDSRMVPDLILGTKPGELFVIRTAGNFVPPYDQNGWDGVSATIQYALEALDVKHIIICGHSHCGAIKGLFQTINSTQLGILKRWLQFGNEAKETTMKIVKPETSEKDLYTVAEQISVVYQLAHLMTFPAIKKKVDEKTLDLHGWYYKIETGEVSYYDPETFVFKPLKKLKAQALQSILN; encoded by the coding sequence ATGAAACTTCAGCTATTTTTATTTGCAACTATTTTGAATATTTTGCCGCTAGTTTATGTGTCCGCAACTGAAGAAAAAAAGCCTGCCAATAGTGAAATACCACAAACCCAAGATCTGGTTAATCAAGTCCTTACATTTGCAAGAAATCATCAAGACTTTAAAAATCTTTATTTTAAAGAACATGAGCATGAATTTATTCGTTTAGCTGAACAAGGGCAAAATCCCCATACGTTATTTATTGGTTGTAGCGATTCTCGCATGGTACCAGATTTGATTTTAGGGACAAAGCCTGGAGAATTATTTGTTATTCGTACGGCAGGAAATTTTGTGCCTCCTTATGATCAAAATGGTTGGGATGGTGTTTCTGCCACTATTCAATATGCTCTTGAAGCTTTAGATGTTAAGCATATCATTATTTGTGGTCATTCGCATTGTGGAGCTATTAAAGGTTTATTTCAGACAATTAATTCAACTCAGCTTGGTATTTTAAAGCGATGGCTTCAATTTGGTAATGAAGCTAAAGAGACTACAATGAAAATTGTTAAACCGGAAACGTCTGAAAAAGATTTGTATACTGTTGCAGAACAAATTTCAGTTGTGTATCAACTAGCACATCTTATGACATTTCCCGCTATTAAGAAAAAAGTAGATGAAAAAACTTTAGACTTGCATGGTTGGTATTACAAAATAGAAACAGGAGAAGTTTCATATTATGACCCAGAAACTTTTGTTTTCAAACCTTTAAAAAAGTTAAAAGCTCAAGCCCTTCAGTCAATATTGAATTAA